In the genome of Triticum urartu cultivar G1812 chromosome 5, Tu2.1, whole genome shotgun sequence, one region contains:
- the LOC125556154 gene encoding uncharacterized protein LOC125556154 has product MACVNMYNPEHHQSSFMAPRMSFSSDFALEPPPASALSARGPGDADFEFSVGSRPMMAADELFSKGRLLPLREAPHGQPGRPTTLREELRADDRHGRAPRAPNIRWKELLGFKKANKKAAAAAAADAAGAGTSSAEAHTDPGGQGGTRQ; this is encoded by the exons ATGGCATGTGTTAACATGTACAACCCGGAGCACCACCAGTCGTCCTTCATGGCGCCGCGGATGTCCTTCTCCAGCGACTTCGCGCTGGAGCCGCCGCCCGCGTCGGCGCTGTCGGCGCGCGGGCCCGGGGACGCCGACTTCGAGTTCTCCGTCGGCAGCCGCCCCATGATGGCCGCCGACGAGCTCTTCTCCAAGGGCCGCCTCCTGCCGCTCCGGGAGGCCCCGCACGGCCAGCCCGGCCGGCCCACCACGCTGCGCGAGGAGCTGCGCGCCGACGACCGCCACGGCCGCGCGCCCCGCGCGCCCAACATCCGGTGGAAGGAGCTGCTCGGCTTCAAGAAGGCGAACAAGAAGGCCGCCGCCGCAGCAGCCGCCGACGCTGCTGGCGCCGGCACGTCGTCGGCCGAGGCCCACACG GATCCCGGAGGCCAAGGCGGCACGAGACAGTGA